A genomic segment from Geitlerinema sp. PCC 7407 encodes:
- the rplJ gene encoding 50S ribosomal protein L10 encodes MGRTLEDKKAIVAELKETLSTAQMTFVIDYKGLSVSEITDLRNRLRPAGAVCKVTKNTLMRIAVDGSENWQPLTELLSDSSAFVLTGEDVGAAVKAYQEFQKASKKTELRGGVMEGRLLSQGDVKAIGDLPSKEQLIAQIAGAINALATKVAVGINEVPTSLARGIRAVSEQEGDQAA; translated from the coding sequence ATGGGTAGAACGCTAGAAGATAAGAAAGCCATTGTGGCTGAACTCAAAGAGACTCTGAGCACGGCTCAGATGACCTTTGTGATCGACTACAAGGGTTTGTCTGTTAGCGAAATTACGGACTTGCGCAACCGTCTGCGTCCCGCAGGCGCGGTGTGCAAGGTCACCAAGAATACGCTGATGCGTATTGCCGTTGATGGCAGCGAAAATTGGCAGCCATTGACCGAGCTGCTATCCGACAGTTCTGCTTTCGTGCTGACCGGTGAAGACGTTGGTGCTGCTGTTAAGGCATACCAAGAATTCCAGAAAGCCAGCAAGAAGACCGAACTGCGGGGCGGCGTCATGGAAGGCCGTCTGCTCAGCCAAGGTGACGTGAAGGCGATCGGTGATCTGCCTTCTAAGGAGCAGCTTATCGCCCAGATTGCTGGCGCGATCAACGCTCTGGCGACCAAGGTTGCTGTGGGTATCAACGAGGTTCCGACTTCGCTGGCCCGAGGAATCCGCGCCGTTTCCGAACAGGAAGGCGATCAAGCCGCCTAG
- a CDS encoding RNA-guided endonuclease TnpB family protein, producing MRTAYQYRLRPTSSQVAVISEWLELLRRQYNYRLGERFSWYEQNRCDINACPLICHLPELRENPDFYSQKRDLVNSKALFPEYQQIYSQVLQDCIGRVKKTFDRWLKGDCNGKRSGRPRFKGAGRYRSFTFPQAKQDCIQGKQINLPKIGWVKLIQHRPLPEGSKVKTATVSYKVDGWYVILSLEDSSVPVLTPDAPSLENTTGIDLGLKSFLVDDTGQEEPIPQHYRKAEKRLKRLQRSLSRKKKGSKRRKKAIKRVAKAHLKVSNQRKDFHYKVANKLLSQGKHVAHEKLNIRGIARTRLAKSTQDAGWGQFLQILAVKAERAGLLTVAVNPRGTSQNCSGCGVKVPKTLQDRIHACLECGLTLDRDHNAAINIKSLAVGHSVNKAQETPDGLPGVTEKPAPYASVSV from the coding sequence GTGAGAACCGCCTACCAGTACCGACTGCGTCCAACCTCCAGTCAAGTCGCCGTGATAAGCGAATGGCTGGAATTGCTGCGCAGACAGTACAACTACCGTCTCGGTGAGCGGTTCTCTTGGTACGAGCAAAACCGCTGTGACATCAACGCTTGCCCGCTAATCTGTCACCTGCCAGAACTGCGAGAGAATCCCGACTTCTACTCCCAGAAACGAGACCTGGTGAACTCCAAAGCTCTGTTTCCGGAGTACCAGCAGATTTATTCTCAAGTGCTGCAAGATTGCATTGGCCGGGTCAAGAAGACCTTTGACCGCTGGCTCAAAGGAGACTGCAACGGCAAGCGAAGCGGTAGACCTCGCTTTAAAGGGGCAGGCCGCTATCGCTCCTTCACCTTCCCGCAAGCAAAGCAAGACTGCATCCAGGGCAAGCAGATCAACCTGCCCAAGATTGGCTGGGTGAAACTGATTCAGCACCGTCCCTTACCAGAAGGGTCCAAGGTCAAGACTGCCACCGTCAGCTACAAAGTCGATGGCTGGTATGTGATTCTGAGCTTGGAGGATTCATCAGTCCCTGTTCTCACACCTGATGCTCCAAGCCTTGAAAATACGACTGGGATTGATCTGGGCTTGAAGTCGTTCTTGGTAGATGACACAGGGCAAGAAGAACCCATCCCCCAGCACTACCGCAAAGCTGAAAAGCGCCTAAAACGGTTGCAGCGCAGTCTTTCACGCAAGAAAAAAGGCTCCAAGCGTCGGAAAAAGGCGATTAAACGAGTGGCCAAGGCACACCTGAAAGTCTCGAACCAGCGAAAAGACTTTCACTACAAGGTTGCAAACAAGCTTTTATCCCAGGGGAAGCATGTCGCTCATGAAAAGCTGAATATTCGAGGCATTGCGAGAACGCGACTCGCAAAATCGACCCAGGATGCTGGCTGGGGCCAGTTCCTGCAAATCTTGGCAGTCAAGGCTGAAAGAGCTGGATTGCTTACGGTTGCAGTGAATCCTAGAGGTACGTCTCAGAACTGCTCTGGCTGCGGAGTCAAGGTACCTAAAACACTTCAGGACAGGATTCACGCCTGTCTTGAGTGTGGACTGACGCTGGACCGTGACCACAATGCAGCGATCAATATCAAGTCTTTGGCGGTAGGGCATTCCGTCAATAAAGCTCAGGAAACGCCCGATGGGTTGCCAGGGGTCACTGAGAAGCCTGCACCGTATGCGTCAGTATCGGTGTAG
- the secE gene encoding preprotein translocase subunit SecE has protein sequence MAKKEDAEVQQSSSGFNIVDFVQGTKEELDKVVWPSRQQLISESFAVILMVTLSASLIYLVDNFFSWAAKQVF, from the coding sequence GTGGCAAAAAAAGAAGACGCAGAGGTCCAACAATCTTCCTCTGGCTTTAACATCGTGGACTTCGTTCAAGGCACGAAAGAAGAGCTAGACAAGGTGGTGTGGCCGAGCCGCCAGCAGCTCATCAGCGAATCCTTCGCTGTGATTTTGATGGTGACACTGTCCGCATCTCTGATTTACTTGGTCGATAACTTCTTCAGTTGGGCAGCTAAGCAGGTATTCTGA
- a CDS encoding putative quinol monooxygenase codes for MTFQPVRVVARVVAHADKADEMRSLLLQLIEPTRREPGCLFYDLFESADRPYEFVFVEEWRSAAELDAHLQSAHIQAALAAGESLFAAPPDIQRYRRLA; via the coding sequence ATGACTTTTCAACCCGTCCGCGTGGTGGCGCGCGTGGTGGCCCATGCAGACAAAGCGGACGAAATGCGATCGCTTTTGCTGCAACTCATCGAGCCGACACGCCGCGAACCCGGCTGTCTTTTCTACGATCTGTTTGAGAGTGCCGATCGCCCCTACGAGTTTGTGTTTGTCGAGGAGTGGCGCAGCGCCGCCGAGCTCGACGCCCACCTCCAGTCGGCGCATATCCAAGCGGCACTGGCTGCTGGGGAATCTCTGTTTGCAGCGCCCCCTGACATTCAGCGCTATCGCCGCCTCGCTTAG
- a CDS encoding plastocyanin/azurin family copper-binding protein: MGGVDSAIAAPSGSVLKQAPTEAHISLGSASGELKFFPGELTFEAGKRYKLILDNPSPEKHYFTAKDFADGIWSQKVEAGNVEVKGAIHELELKPGAIAEWVFVPMKPGTYTLRCTIPGHTEAGMTGRLVIQ; encoded by the coding sequence TTGGGCGGCGTAGATTCGGCGATCGCCGCTCCCAGTGGATCTGTTCTCAAGCAGGCTCCGACGGAGGCTCACATCAGCCTGGGCAGCGCCAGCGGTGAGCTCAAGTTTTTCCCTGGCGAGCTGACCTTCGAAGCGGGCAAGCGCTACAAGCTGATTCTGGATAATCCCAGTCCCGAAAAGCACTATTTCACGGCCAAGGACTTTGCTGACGGGATTTGGAGCCAAAAGGTCGAAGCAGGCAACGTCGAAGTGAAGGGCGCCATTCATGAGCTTGAGCTCAAGCCGGGGGCGATCGCGGAGTGGGTGTTTGTCCCCATGAAACCCGGCACCTACACGCTCCGGTGCACGATTCCAGGGCATACAGAAGCCGGCATGACAGGCCGCTTAGTCATCCAGTAG
- the grxC gene encoding glutaredoxin 3, with amino-acid sequence MAPNIEIYTWSTCPFCIRAKALLDSKGVQYREYVIDGDEGARAQMAVRANGRRTLPQIFINDQHIGGCDDAYALERQGKLDALLQASD; translated from the coding sequence ATGGCTCCCAATATCGAGATTTACACCTGGAGCACTTGCCCATTTTGCATCCGTGCGAAGGCTCTACTGGACTCCAAGGGGGTTCAGTATCGCGAATATGTGATTGACGGTGATGAAGGGGCTCGCGCCCAGATGGCTGTGCGGGCGAATGGTCGTCGCACATTGCCCCAAATTTTCATCAATGACCAGCATATTGGCGGCTGTGATGATGCCTACGCGCTGGAGCGCCAGGGCAAACTCGATGCTCTGCTGCAAGCGTCAGACTAG
- a CDS encoding site-2 protease family protein: MNGSIRVGTLFGIPFYVSASWFLVLGLVTFSYGSGLAAQFPSLPTGLAGGLGLVAALLLFASVVAHELGHSFAARRQGIQVHSITLFLFGGLAQLEKESETPAGAFWVAIAGPLVSLALFLGFTSLGMGLGLAGPWGAIIGLLASLNLVLALFNLIPGLPLDGGNVLKALVWKLTGNPYQGVQFAGRVGQVLGWAAIALGVLPFLVSGSFSGFWQVLIGGFLLQNAGRAAQSAGIQSRLARFTAAEAVTPDSPVVAASTTLRTFADMLILNNHAWQQFLVVDDQGQLVGAIAVDALRRVPAQEWGDRSVGSLLRPLSQTSIQADQSLLEAAELLEREHLSALPVVQANGTLLGLLEKTTLLRLLQQSPRPAAA, encoded by the coding sequence ATGAATGGCTCCATTCGAGTCGGAACGCTGTTTGGCATTCCGTTTTATGTCAGCGCATCTTGGTTTCTAGTTTTGGGTTTGGTGACCTTTAGCTATGGCAGCGGTCTCGCCGCCCAGTTTCCCAGCTTGCCAACCGGCTTGGCGGGCGGTCTGGGCCTAGTCGCCGCGCTGCTGCTGTTTGCTTCGGTCGTGGCCCATGAACTTGGCCACAGCTTTGCCGCCCGCCGCCAAGGCATTCAGGTTCACTCCATCACGCTCTTTTTGTTTGGCGGTCTAGCCCAGCTCGAAAAAGAGTCCGAGACGCCCGCTGGGGCCTTCTGGGTGGCGATCGCCGGTCCTCTGGTCAGTCTGGCGCTCTTTTTGGGCTTCACCAGTCTAGGAATGGGCCTCGGACTGGCCGGCCCCTGGGGCGCCATTATCGGCCTGCTGGCCTCTTTGAACCTCGTGCTGGCGCTGTTCAACCTCATTCCCGGCCTGCCCTTGGACGGCGGTAACGTCCTCAAGGCGCTGGTGTGGAAGCTGACGGGCAATCCTTACCAAGGCGTCCAGTTTGCAGGTCGCGTTGGCCAAGTTCTCGGCTGGGCCGCGATCGCCCTGGGTGTTCTGCCGTTCCTCGTCAGCGGTAGCTTCAGCGGCTTCTGGCAAGTTCTCATCGGTGGCTTTCTGCTTCAAAATGCCGGTAGAGCCGCCCAGTCCGCTGGGATTCAGTCTCGTCTCGCCCGCTTCACGGCAGCCGAGGCCGTCACGCCGGACAGCCCAGTGGTGGCCGCTAGCACCACACTGCGCACCTTCGCCGACATGCTGATCCTGAACAATCATGCTTGGCAGCAGTTCCTCGTCGTAGATGACCAAGGTCAGTTGGTCGGGGCGATCGCCGTCGATGCTTTGCGACGAGTGCCAGCCCAGGAATGGGGCGATCGCTCCGTTGGCAGCTTGCTGCGCCCCCTGAGCCAGACCTCCATCCAAGCCGATCAGTCTCTCTTGGAAGCCGCTGAGCTGCTAGAGCGAGAACACCTATCAGCCTTGCCGGTAGTTCAGGCCAATGGCACCTTGCTGGGCCTGCTAGAAAAGACAACTCTCTTGCGTCTGCTTCAGCAATCTCCCCGCCCAGCTGCCGCCTAG
- the rplS gene encoding 50S ribosomal protein L19, with the protein MGAQEIIRSIEAEQLKSDLPEIHVGDTIRVGVRIQEGGKERTQPYEGVVIAKRNSGINATITVRRTFQGVGVERVFLLHSPRVANIKVVRRGKVRRAKLYYLRDRVGKATRLKQRFDRPL; encoded by the coding sequence ATGGGCGCTCAGGAGATCATCCGCTCCATTGAAGCGGAGCAGCTAAAATCGGACCTGCCTGAAATCCACGTTGGCGACACGATTCGTGTGGGTGTTCGCATCCAGGAAGGTGGCAAAGAACGGACCCAGCCCTATGAGGGTGTCGTTATTGCCAAGCGCAATTCTGGAATCAACGCGACCATTACCGTACGGCGCACCTTCCAAGGTGTTGGCGTTGAGCGGGTATTCCTGCTCCACTCGCCTCGCGTTGCCAACATCAAGGTGGTTCGTCGCGGTAAGGTTCGTCGTGCGAAGCTCTACTATCTGCGCGATCGCGTTGGCAAGGCAACCCGCCTGAAGCAGCGTTTCGATCGCCCACTGTAG
- a CDS encoding GIY-YIG nuclease family protein: protein MTSIEPLTRLQDLPFVPYLDAQGHLPEEFQGQVGVYAIFDQTQALQFIGYSRDVALSLRQHLVRQPTLCHWLKVHTIDRPSRSLLEATREAWIVDHGDLPPGNQPSNETWTQPIDAKSSMSPEEQQRYQAGDSLDQVKLLKQIARRVEADIFAKLEARGFQEAVRFNPKLKEQGLLDLK, encoded by the coding sequence ATGACTTCCATTGAGCCTCTCACGCGCCTGCAAGACTTGCCTTTTGTGCCCTACCTTGACGCTCAGGGCCACCTACCCGAAGAGTTCCAGGGCCAAGTCGGCGTTTATGCCATTTTCGACCAAACCCAAGCATTACAGTTCATCGGCTACTCCCGAGACGTCGCCCTTAGCCTGCGCCAGCACCTCGTTCGCCAGCCGACCCTTTGCCACTGGCTCAAAGTCCACACCATCGATCGGCCCAGTCGGAGCCTGCTCGAAGCAACCCGGGAAGCGTGGATCGTGGATCATGGCGACCTACCGCCCGGCAACCAGCCCAGCAACGAAACCTGGACCCAGCCCATTGACGCCAAAAGCTCCATGAGCCCCGAAGAGCAGCAGCGATATCAAGCTGGCGACAGCCTCGATCAAGTCAAACTGCTCAAACAAATTGCTCGGCGTGTAGAAGCAGATATTTTTGCCAAGCTGGAGGCTCGAGGGTTTCAAGAAGCGGTTCGCTTCAACCCCAAGCTGAAAGAGCAGGGATTGCTCGACCTCAAGTAG
- a CDS encoding TVP38/TMEM64 family protein, whose protein sequence is MRGWKRYKYWILAAIALLVVLAVSVLPVGEMLERLQNWLTTLGPWGTPIFILVYVLITLVGLPGALLIVAAGPLFGFLWGVLWVSLADTLGAIACYGLGRTVARKSIKQWLMRNPRFSGLDQAIARDGWKIVLLMRLSPIFPSSILNYGFSLTRVDFWHYCFFSWLGMIPVILLYVYLGSFGANLLASGGSPGQVVMNALGLLATVGAACYTTRLAKSALTVSDEPEE, encoded by the coding sequence ATGCGCGGCTGGAAGCGTTACAAATACTGGATTTTGGCGGCGATCGCCCTTTTGGTGGTCCTGGCTGTGAGCGTGTTGCCCGTCGGTGAGATGCTGGAGCGCCTTCAGAACTGGCTGACCACTTTGGGGCCGTGGGGTACGCCCATTTTTATCTTGGTGTACGTTCTGATCACCCTAGTTGGCTTGCCGGGCGCGCTTCTCATCGTGGCGGCAGGCCCGCTGTTTGGGTTTTTGTGGGGGGTGTTGTGGGTGTCGCTGGCCGACACTCTGGGGGCGATCGCCTGTTACGGCCTGGGCCGCACCGTGGCGCGCAAGTCGATCAAACAATGGCTGATGCGCAACCCCCGCTTTTCGGGGCTCGATCAGGCGATCGCCCGCGACGGCTGGAAAATCGTCTTATTAATGCGCTTATCGCCGATTTTCCCCTCCAGCATCCTGAACTACGGCTTCAGCTTGACCCGAGTGGATTTTTGGCACTACTGCTTTTTCTCGTGGCTCGGCATGATCCCGGTGATCCTGCTCTACGTTTACCTCGGATCCTTTGGTGCTAACCTGCTCGCCAGCGGCGGCAGCCCCGGCCAGGTCGTGATGAATGCCCTGGGGCTGCTGGCCACCGTGGGGGCAGCCTGCTACACGACCCGCTTGGCAAAGTCGGCGCTGACGGTATCCGATGAGCCTGAAGAGTAA
- the tnpA gene encoding IS200/IS605 family transposase — translation MKNDFFSRGRSVSDLKAHLVLTTKYRKKLFTKEMLERLHEIFEDLLERWDCRVIEFNGEENHVHLLFQYHPSLELSKLVNNLKTVTSRRLRSEFEERVSEFYTKDALWNGSYFIASCGGVTVSTLKRYIEEQDSPA, via the coding sequence ATGAAAAACGATTTCTTCTCTAGAGGTCGCTCTGTATCGGACTTAAAAGCTCATTTGGTTTTGACAACCAAGTATCGAAAAAAGCTTTTCACCAAGGAGATGTTGGAGCGGCTGCATGAAATCTTTGAGGATCTTCTAGAGCGCTGGGACTGTCGAGTGATTGAGTTTAATGGGGAAGAAAATCACGTTCATTTGTTGTTTCAGTACCATCCCAGCTTGGAGTTGAGTAAGCTGGTGAACAACCTGAAAACGGTAACCAGTCGGAGGCTGCGCTCTGAGTTTGAGGAGCGGGTCTCTGAGTTCTACACCAAGGATGCGTTGTGGAATGGTTCCTATTTCATTGCGTCCTGTGGGGGCGTTACGGTCTCGACTCTCAAGCGATACATTGAGGAGCAAGACTCCCCGGCTTGA
- the gshB gene encoding glutathione synthase, giving the protein MKFAFIIDPIHKLDPGHDSSVALMEAAQLLGYEVWITQAESLSVADGKAWASLTPVTLEPVALVEGRWVAKTPWFQLGASESVQRLPLEVMDAVFMRTDPPVTIPYLYATYLLDYVDPAKTLVVNAPRGLRAANEKMYALQFKDAIPETIVTQDKQVIRQFLEKQGLAVLKPLGGKAGEGILFMDPDDRNFNSLVEVSTHQGKVPVMVQAYLPAAKEGDKRIILLDGEPIGAVNRIPTGSEFRGNMAVGGRVAQVAITEREREICRQLAPTLRRDGLYFVGIDVIGGYLTEVNVTSPTGIREIDRLDGVQLGRQVIEWVVESQRQRTGSAAVL; this is encoded by the coding sequence GTGAAATTTGCCTTCATTATTGATCCGATTCACAAGCTTGATCCGGGTCATGACAGTAGTGTTGCTTTGATGGAAGCTGCACAGCTCTTGGGTTATGAAGTCTGGATTACCCAAGCGGAATCGCTGAGCGTCGCAGATGGCAAGGCCTGGGCGTCGCTGACGCCGGTGACGCTCGAGCCGGTGGCGCTGGTAGAGGGCCGCTGGGTCGCAAAAACGCCCTGGTTTCAGCTAGGAGCGTCAGAATCTGTGCAGCGCCTGCCCCTCGAAGTGATGGATGCGGTGTTCATGCGCACAGACCCGCCGGTGACGATCCCTTACCTCTACGCTACGTATCTCTTGGACTACGTCGATCCGGCGAAGACGCTGGTGGTGAACGCGCCGCGCGGGCTGCGGGCCGCTAACGAAAAAATGTACGCGCTCCAGTTCAAGGACGCGATTCCTGAGACCATCGTGACTCAGGATAAGCAGGTCATTCGCCAGTTCCTGGAAAAGCAGGGTTTGGCAGTGCTCAAGCCCCTAGGCGGCAAAGCCGGTGAAGGAATTTTGTTCATGGATCCGGACGATCGTAATTTCAACTCCTTGGTGGAGGTGAGTACCCATCAAGGCAAAGTGCCGGTGATGGTGCAGGCCTATTTGCCGGCTGCCAAAGAGGGGGACAAGCGAATTATTTTGCTAGATGGTGAGCCCATAGGCGCGGTGAACCGCATTCCGACGGGGAGCGAGTTTCGCGGCAATATGGCTGTGGGCGGTCGCGTGGCCCAAGTGGCGATCACGGAGCGAGAGCGCGAAATTTGCCGCCAACTGGCCCCGACGCTGCGGCGAGACGGGCTGTATTTCGTGGGGATTGACGTGATTGGTGGCTATCTGACGGAGGTCAACGTCACGAGCCCGACGGGAATTCGAGAAATCGATCGCCTCGACGGGGTACAACTCGGTCGACAGGTGATCGAGTGGGTGGTCGAAAGCCAGCGCCAGCGCACGGGTTCGGCGGCAGTGCTCTAG
- the map gene encoding type I methionyl aminopeptidase, giving the protein MNILGSLLGRASAPSGPRIKKSRRGIELKTAQEIEVMRQASRIVATVLKEISELVEPGMTTGDLDVHAEKRIREMGATPSFKGYHGFPASICASINDEVVHGIPSAKRRLRSGDVLKVDTGAYFEGFHGDSCITIPVGRVSEEAQTLIRVAEETLYHGIAQVKAGNYLLDIAGAVQDHAEAHGFAIVEDYTGHGVGRNLHEEPSVFNFRTHQLPNVRLRAGMTLAIEPILNAGSKVTRTLQDRWTVVTVDKSLSAQFEHTVLVTEDGYEILSDRTRV; this is encoded by the coding sequence ATGAATATTCTCGGATCGCTTTTAGGCCGCGCATCGGCTCCTTCTGGACCCCGGATCAAAAAATCCCGGCGCGGCATCGAACTCAAAACGGCCCAAGAAATTGAGGTGATGCGTCAAGCTAGCCGCATCGTGGCCACAGTGCTCAAAGAAATCTCTGAGCTGGTGGAGCCGGGGATGACCACCGGAGACCTTGACGTCCACGCTGAGAAGCGAATCCGGGAGATGGGGGCTACCCCGAGCTTCAAGGGCTATCACGGGTTTCCGGCGTCTATCTGCGCCAGCATCAACGATGAAGTGGTTCACGGCATCCCTAGCGCCAAGCGTCGCCTCCGCAGCGGTGATGTGCTGAAGGTGGACACAGGGGCTTACTTTGAAGGGTTTCACGGGGATTCGTGCATCACGATCCCCGTGGGCCGCGTGTCGGAGGAGGCCCAGACCTTGATTCGGGTGGCCGAGGAAACGCTCTATCACGGCATCGCTCAAGTCAAGGCGGGAAACTATTTGCTGGACATTGCGGGGGCGGTCCAAGACCACGCAGAGGCCCACGGCTTCGCGATCGTGGAAGATTACACGGGCCACGGCGTGGGGCGCAATCTCCATGAGGAGCCGTCGGTGTTTAATTTTCGGACGCACCAGCTGCCCAATGTCCGGCTTCGGGCGGGAATGACGCTGGCGATCGAGCCCATTTTGAATGCAGGCTCGAAGGTGACGCGGACCCTCCAGGATCGCTGGACCGTGGTGACGGTGGACAAATCCCTCTCGGCCCAGTTTGAGCATACGGTGCTGGTGACTGAGGATGGCTACGAGATTTTGAGCGATCGCACCCGGGTCTAG
- the rplK gene encoding 50S ribosomal protein L11, with amino-acid sequence MAKKVVSVIKLAIQAGKANPAPPIGPALGQHGVNIMAFCKEYNARTADQAGMVIPVEISVYEDRSFTFILKTPPASVLIRKAAGVERGSGNPNSQKVGSISRDQLREIAQTKMPDLNANDVEAAMKIIEGTARNMGVTIKD; translated from the coding sequence ATGGCAAAAAAAGTAGTTTCAGTCATTAAGCTGGCCATTCAGGCTGGGAAAGCCAACCCGGCTCCTCCGATTGGTCCAGCGCTTGGTCAGCACGGCGTCAACATCATGGCGTTCTGCAAAGAATACAACGCCAGAACCGCCGACCAGGCAGGCATGGTTATCCCGGTCGAAATTTCTGTTTATGAAGACAGAAGCTTCACCTTCATCCTCAAAACGCCTCCAGCTTCCGTCTTGATCCGCAAGGCAGCAGGCGTAGAGCGTGGCTCGGGCAACCCCAACTCTCAAAAAGTGGGCTCGATCTCCCGAGATCAGCTGCGTGAAATTGCTCAAACCAAAATGCCAGACCTCAACGCCAACGATGTTGAGGCTGCCATGAAAATTATTGAAGGTACCGCTCGCAACATGGGCGTGACCATCAAAGACTAA
- the rplA gene encoding 50S ribosomal protein L1 translates to MVKKVSRRLQELQKKVEDRAYTPLEALTLLKETSTAKFPESAEAHIRLGLDPKYTDQQLRTTVALPKGTGQTVRIAVIARGEKVAEASSAGADLVGSEELINDIQKGMMDFDLLIATPDMMPQVAKLGRQLGPRGLMPSPKGGTVTFDLEQAIAEFKAGKLEFRADRTGIVHVMFGKASFAAEDLLVNLKALQECIDRNRPSGAKGRYWRSIYVSSTMGPSIEIDVNSLRDLKLTESA, encoded by the coding sequence ATGGTTAAGAAAGTATCTCGCAGACTGCAAGAGCTGCAGAAAAAGGTTGAAGATCGGGCCTACACGCCGCTTGAAGCGCTGACGCTGCTCAAGGAAACCTCTACCGCCAAATTCCCGGAATCCGCAGAGGCACACATCCGCCTAGGCCTAGATCCCAAGTACACCGACCAGCAACTCCGTACCACGGTGGCGCTGCCCAAGGGTACTGGTCAGACGGTCCGAATCGCGGTAATTGCCCGAGGCGAGAAAGTTGCTGAAGCATCTAGCGCAGGCGCAGATCTGGTTGGCTCTGAGGAGCTGATCAACGACATTCAGAAGGGCATGATGGACTTTGACCTTCTGATTGCAACCCCGGATATGATGCCCCAGGTGGCTAAGCTGGGTCGTCAACTGGGTCCCCGTGGCTTGATGCCTTCGCCGAAAGGTGGTACGGTGACATTCGACCTCGAACAAGCGATCGCCGAATTCAAGGCAGGTAAGCTCGAGTTTCGGGCTGACCGGACTGGTATCGTCCACGTCATGTTCGGGAAAGCATCCTTCGCGGCTGAAGACCTGTTGGTCAACCTGAAAGCTCTGCAAGAGTGTATCGATCGAAATAGACCCTCCGGCGCCAAAGGCCGCTACTGGAGAAGCATCTATGTTTCTTCAACCATGGGTCCCTCCATCGAGATCGATGTCAACAGTCTTCGTGATTTGAAGCTGACCGAGAGCGCCTAA
- the rplL gene encoding 50S ribosomal protein L7/L12, with translation MSAATDQILEQLKSLTLLEAAELVKQIEEAFGVSAAAPAGGMMMMAAPGAAAAEEVEEKTEFDVILEEVPADKKIAVLKVVRALTGLGLKEAKDMVEATPKPVKEGVAKDAAEDAKKQLEEAGAKVSVK, from the coding sequence ATGTCTGCTGCTACCGATCAAATTCTCGAACAACTTAAGTCTCTGACCCTGCTGGAAGCTGCTGAGCTGGTCAAGCAAATCGAAGAAGCTTTTGGCGTGAGCGCTGCAGCTCCTGCTGGCGGCATGATGATGATGGCTGCTCCTGGTGCGGCAGCGGCTGAAGAGGTCGAAGAGAAGACCGAATTCGACGTTATCCTCGAAGAAGTGCCTGCTGACAAGAAGATCGCCGTTCTGAAGGTCGTGCGCGCCCTGACCGGCCTGGGCCTCAAGGAAGCCAAGGACATGGTTGAAGCAACTCCCAAGCCTGTGAAGGAAGGCGTTGCTAAGGATGCTGCTGAAGATGCTAAGAAGCAGCTGGAAGAAGCTGGTGCAAAGGTTTCTGTCAAGTAA
- the nusG gene encoding transcription termination/antitermination protein NusG: protein MTFAEDAPTNVNFSDGDAESQPNFALESRWYAVQVASGCEKRVKASLEQRIQTLDVANRILQIEIPQTPAVKVRKDGSRQTTDEKVFPGYVLVRMVMDDDTWLVVKNTPNVINFVGAEQRRRTGRGRGHVKPMPLSPGEVERIFKQTQEQKPVVKVNMAAGDRIMVLSGPFKDFEGEVIEVSPERSKLKALLSIFGRDTPVELEFNQVQKES from the coding sequence ATGACATTCGCTGAGGATGCACCCACTAACGTCAACTTTTCCGACGGTGACGCTGAAAGCCAGCCAAACTTTGCTTTAGAGTCTCGTTGGTACGCCGTGCAGGTTGCATCCGGTTGTGAAAAGCGAGTCAAAGCGAGCCTAGAACAGCGAATCCAGACGCTCGACGTTGCCAACCGGATCCTGCAAATTGAAATTCCTCAAACGCCAGCGGTAAAAGTCCGCAAAGACGGCAGCCGCCAAACAACCGATGAGAAAGTCTTCCCTGGCTATGTGCTAGTGCGCATGGTGATGGATGATGACACTTGGTTGGTGGTCAAAAACACCCCGAATGTCATCAACTTCGTCGGGGCTGAGCAGCGCCGTCGTACGGGACGCGGTAGAGGTCACGTGAAGCCAATGCCGCTTTCTCCAGGCGAAGTCGAGCGTATCTTCAAGCAGACCCAGGAGCAAAAACCCGTCGTCAAGGTCAATATGGCCGCTGGCGATCGCATTATGGTTCTCTCGGGTCCCTTCAAAGACTTTGAAGGAGAGGTGATAGAAGTTAGCCCAGAGCGTAGCAAGCTCAAAGCCCTTCTATCGATCTTTGGCCGAGATACGCCGGTTGAGTTGGAGTTTAATCAGGTTCAGAAAGAGAGCTAG